A region of Trueperaceae bacterium DNA encodes the following proteins:
- a CDS encoding Rieske 2Fe-2S domain-containing protein, with protein sequence MTDTGQAPGPAVAAREAGEGLFDLGPAASFADESITRVVAGGQELVLIRHEGEFFALPDQCTHQRYPLHDGELIPGKIRCVHHGATFDLHSGRPTLPAVKKIRLFQAFEREGRVYVSLQER encoded by the coding sequence GGCCAGGCTCCGGGACCGGCGGTCGCGGCGCGCGAGGCGGGCGAGGGCCTGTTCGACCTCGGTCCCGCCGCGTCGTTCGCCGACGAGAGCATCACGCGGGTCGTCGCCGGCGGCCAGGAGCTGGTGCTGATCCGCCACGAGGGCGAGTTCTTCGCCCTGCCCGACCAGTGCACGCACCAGCGCTACCCGCTGCACGACGGCGAGCTGATCCCCGGCAAGATCAGGTGCGTCCACCACGGCGCGACCTTCGACTTGCACAGCGGCAGGCCCACCCTGCCGGCGGTCAAGAAGATCCGGCTCTTCCAGGCGTTCGAGCGCGAGGGGCGGGTGTACGTG